Proteins from a genomic interval of Colias croceus chromosome 2, ilColCroc2.1:
- the LOC123701440 gene encoding exosome complex component RRP4: protein MSGHVSIKLAAERVNHSVAANNEIPRFFTPGEVICGLQDFMRGHGTYVEDDCIKSSVAGVMQKVNKLICVRPLKSRYVGEIGDVVVGRVLEVQQKRWKIETNSRLDSVLQLSSVNLPGGELRRRSAEDEQMMRQHLQEGDLISAEVQSIFSDGSLALHTRSLKYGKLSQGVLVKVFPSLIRRRKNHFHNLPCGISIIVGNNGFIWISPQQQEHNMAVEDDRDDSENYLQPISRSDREAIARLKNCIAALVASKMMLDDTSIIFAYEESLKYEDVKDLLDPEAMLDIAFLTQHRINDVMEE, encoded by the exons ATGTCCGGACACGTTTCTATTAAATTAGCAGCCGAAAGAGTTAATCACAGTGTGGCTGCTAACAATGAAATACCTAGGTTTTTTACCCCAGGCGAGGTTATTTGTGGATTGCAGGATTTTATGCG AGGACACGGAACATATGTGGAGGATGATTGCATTAAATCCTCTGTTGCTGGTGTTATGCAAAAGGTTAACAAGTTGATATGTGTGCGCCCGTTAAAAAGTAGATACGTTGGTGAAATTGGCGATGTTGTTGTTGGAAGAGTGCTTGAAGTACAACAGAAAAGATGGAAGATAGAAACTAACTCTCGATTAGATTCTGTTCTACAGTTATCCTCTGTTAATTTACCTGGTGGTGAACTG CGTCGGCGATCAGCTGAGGATGAACAGATGATGAGACAGCACTTACAAGAAGGGGATCTGATCAGTGCAGAAGTACAGAGTATATTTTCTGATGGTTCTTTAGCCTTGCACACTAGAAGTTTAAAGTATGGAAAG CTATCACAAGGTGTATTAGTCAAAGTATTTCCCTCATTAATAAGGAGAAGGAAGAACCATTTCCACAACTTGCCATGTGGAATATCAATAATTGTGGGCAATAACGGCTTTATCTGGATCAGTCCACAACAACAAGAACATAATATGGCAGTTGAGGACGACAGAGATGATTCAGAAAACTACTTACAG cCAATCAGCAGATCAGATAGAGAAGCAATAGCGCGACTAAAGAACTGTATTGCGGCTCTTGTTGCATCAAAAATGATGCTCGATGACACTAGCATAATATTTGCTTATGAAGAAAGTCTTAAATATGAAGATGTGAAGGATCTATTAGACCCAGAAGCCATGCTTGATATTGCGTTCTTAACACAACACAGAATAAATGATGTTATggaagaataa